In Aureibaculum algae, the following are encoded in one genomic region:
- a CDS encoding class I SAM-dependent methyltransferase produces MKQILKSPIKNNTLEPYISCEDYTVSHETFSISIDKESELLVTTPQPKEEDLGKYYESEDYISHSDTKKSVVDKLYHSVRSYTIKKKVKLINSLNADEKTILDIGAGTGDFLAACKNDGWKVTGVEPNEKAVELLNSKLGGSRVQIFSDINELNSESYDVITMWHVLEHVPNLKEYIAKLKLLLKPNGTLIVAVPNFKSFDANHYKEFWAAYDVPRHLWHFSRKSISDLFGQENMKVEKVLPMKFDSFYVSLLSEKYKTGKSNLVKAFWVGLKSNSKARSSKEYSSLIYVIKNA; encoded by the coding sequence GTGAAACAAATATTAAAATCCCCAATCAAAAACAATACATTAGAACCTTATATTTCTTGCGAAGACTATACGGTTTCACATGAAACATTTTCTATTAGTATAGATAAGGAATCTGAATTGTTGGTAACAACGCCACAACCAAAAGAAGAAGATCTAGGAAAATATTATGAAAGTGAAGACTACATTTCGCATTCGGATACAAAAAAATCTGTTGTAGATAAATTATATCATTCAGTTAGAAGTTACACCATAAAGAAAAAGGTAAAACTTATTAATTCTTTAAATGCTGATGAAAAAACTATTTTAGATATTGGTGCTGGAACGGGTGACTTTTTAGCCGCCTGTAAAAATGATGGATGGAAAGTTACAGGGGTTGAGCCAAACGAAAAAGCGGTAGAACTATTGAATTCCAAATTAGGAGGCTCTAGAGTTCAAATTTTTTCTGATATCAATGAATTGAATTCTGAATCTTATGATGTCATAACCATGTGGCATGTGTTAGAACATGTTCCAAATCTGAAAGAATATATTGCCAAATTAAAATTGCTTTTAAAACCAAATGGAACATTAATTGTAGCCGTTCCAAATTTTAAAAGTTTTGATGCAAATCATTATAAAGAATTTTGGGCAGCCTATGATGTGCCGAGACACCTTTGGCATTTTTCTAGAAAATCTATCTCAGATCTATTTGGGCAAGAAAACATGAAAGTAGAAAAAGTACTGCCAATGAAGTTTGACTCTTTTTATGTTAGTTTACTTTCGGAAAAATACAAAACAGGAAAGTCAAACTTAGTAAAGGCATTCTGGGTAGGATTAAAGTCAAATAGTAAGGCGAGATCCTCTAAAGAGTATTCATCTTTGATTTATGTGATAAAAAACGCTTAA
- a CDS encoding alpha-2-macroglobulin family protein → MKFLNRIFSLFLLLIIVISCKKENPQEDTDNLFKFKDYIYYTTSGVVSVTESLQIGLAKEVEGWEPDTEISEDLITISPAVKGKLKALNSRTFVFNPDENLKPDTEYTITVNLSKMYLNLPSEFKEYTFKFKTIKPNFALNTNNLQSYSKEWQYIEGVLRSADVIPLEIVEKLVSVTQNGKPLSVKWLPVSHNSSVYQFKIDSIQRLKDDSEIDIKWSGKEVGIDNVGEAKRVIPGISNFSIVNADVIQSPEQHLALNFSDPIKKQQNFKGLVAIAGAQNLKYVVDGNVLKVYPGTRLKGNVQVDVFSGITNVYGFKFKKKFSEQIAFEELKPAVKLMSNGVILPDSKNLQLNFEAVNLKAVDIRVIKIFENNILQFLQEENLNGINSYSIRRVGRRVAKQTMTLIKSDIENDGKWKTYAVDLSKMIKADPGAIYRIELSFTQEYALNTCDGSQLVTNVETEDYDAYFEEDDYDDTNLAEDELEEREEQYWDNLIYNYKNHRYYNWEDRENPCKEAYYFNENNIATANVMATNLGVIAKKGVDKSYHFAVTDILTTTPISGAKIELFNFQQQEIGTVNTDSQGFALYKSEKNAHFAVVSHSGQKTYLKLNDGYSLSLSKFDVSGKQLQKGLKGYIYGERGVWRPGDSIHLTFVLNDVANPLPKNHPVKLEITDPHGKLTHKLIDSDGENGFHKFTVVTDETAATGNWNAKISVGGANFYKALKVETVKPNRLKIAIDFEDEILTANKPIDGKLSVKWLHGADAKNLKADVKVKFTSTSTAFDKYPNYVFSDPTRKFTPEEVTVFDGNLDAEGNANLTKKLSFNSKAPGMLRASFLTRAFENGGDFSIDVISKNFAPYDAFVGLQSPEAKAYGSYFTDEDVEFDLVTVNNQGNPIAKKGVQVKVYKVEWRWWWNSSYDDLASYVGSQYHKPILTKVINTSANGKGTFKINVPDEEGGRYLIRVYDPESGHATGRTAYFYKDWWKRPAGSDASGATMLVFSSDKTDYNVGEKAKITFPSGTVGRALISIENGTEVIDQKWIKTQKGETTTEIDITKEMAPNVFVNISLLQPHASTANDLPIRMYGVIPLMVKDPNTILEPQISMPKVLKPEEKFTVKVSEKQGKPMTYTLAVVDDGLLDLTRFNTPNAWDEFYSKEALGVKTWDIFDYVIGAYGGTIAQIFAIGGDEDAGPKKPKKANRFKPVVTYLGPFTLDKGKTASHEIQMPKYIGSVRTMVIAGDNSKEAYGSASETTPVRKPLMVLSSLPRKLSPGEKVTLPVTIFAMEDKVKRANITLKLSDGITIVGEQTQSVSFDKPDEKMVYFELDVSKAQGIGTIEVLASGNGEKSSYKVEIDVVNPNPVSSRSTQVVLEPNASQNIDFTSFGVPGTSFAYVEFSTLPPMDFTRRLQYLIRYPHGCVEQTTSSGFPQLYLTDILDLTFDKKQEIDNNIKKTVERLGRYQTPSGGLSYWMGQNNANDWGTSYAGHFMLEAQKKGYVMPLTFMNNWLKYQQEAARNWRANARRYNTDLAQAYRLYTLALAGHADLGSMNRLREYNQLSNDAKWRLAAAYALAGQKEVAKKIAQTANIHFETNTYDYYTYGSTNRNRAMAMETMLLTDNPKSRELSEYLAKELSADRWMSTQTTAYSLLAMSKMVEIGGGKDLNVAFSNNGTKSDAVSTKKSIAQRKLKIVDGANSLKVTNKKANTVYVTVLNSGILPLGEEMVEKRNLSVQVVYKDTDGRRIDVTKLAQGTDFTATVTVSNLKYEYVANIALTEIFPSGWEIINTRFTDYGNSTTSQANFTDIRDDRVNFYFDLERQKTKTFTVQLNASYLGKYYLPGIQAEAMYDNDYFVRDKGQWIQVIK, encoded by the coding sequence ATGAAGTTCTTAAATCGTATTTTTAGCCTATTCTTATTATTGATAATTGTAATATCATGTAAAAAAGAAAATCCCCAAGAAGATACTGATAACCTTTTTAAATTTAAAGATTATATTTATTACACTACTTCAGGTGTTGTCTCTGTTACTGAATCTTTACAAATAGGTTTGGCGAAAGAAGTGGAAGGTTGGGAGCCTGATACAGAAATTTCAGAAGATCTTATTACGATATCACCAGCTGTAAAAGGAAAATTAAAGGCATTAAATTCTAGAACATTTGTTTTTAACCCGGATGAAAATTTAAAACCAGATACCGAATATACAATAACGGTAAACCTTTCAAAAATGTACTTAAACTTGCCATCAGAGTTTAAAGAATACACGTTTAAGTTTAAAACAATTAAACCAAATTTTGCTTTAAATACAAATAACTTACAATCATATAGTAAAGAATGGCAATACATTGAAGGTGTTTTACGCTCTGCTGATGTAATTCCATTAGAAATAGTAGAAAAATTAGTTAGTGTAACTCAAAATGGCAAACCATTGTCCGTAAAATGGTTGCCTGTATCACATAATTCTTCGGTATATCAATTTAAAATTGATAGCATACAACGATTAAAAGACGATTCAGAAATAGATATAAAATGGTCAGGTAAAGAAGTTGGAATTGATAATGTAGGTGAAGCAAAAAGAGTTATCCCTGGTATTAGCAATTTTTCAATCGTGAATGCAGATGTAATTCAATCACCTGAACAACATTTAGCATTAAATTTTTCAGATCCAATTAAAAAGCAACAGAATTTTAAAGGTTTGGTTGCAATAGCAGGAGCTCAAAATTTAAAATATGTAGTTGATGGAAATGTATTAAAAGTTTATCCAGGAACACGATTAAAGGGTAATGTACAAGTAGATGTTTTTTCTGGTATAACCAATGTATACGGTTTTAAATTCAAGAAAAAATTCTCGGAACAAATTGCTTTTGAAGAGCTAAAACCAGCGGTTAAATTAATGAGTAATGGTGTAATTCTGCCAGATTCAAAAAATTTGCAACTCAATTTTGAAGCCGTTAATTTAAAAGCGGTAGACATTAGAGTTATAAAAATTTTTGAGAACAATATTTTACAATTCTTACAAGAAGAAAATCTTAATGGTATTAATAGTTACAGTATAAGACGTGTTGGTCGTCGTGTAGCTAAACAAACCATGACGTTAATAAAATCTGATATAGAAAATGACGGTAAATGGAAAACCTATGCTGTAGACCTTTCTAAGATGATTAAAGCAGATCCTGGGGCGATTTATAGAATTGAATTAAGTTTTACCCAAGAGTATGCTTTAAATACTTGCGATGGAAGTCAATTGGTTACTAACGTTGAAACTGAAGATTACGATGCGTATTTTGAAGAGGATGATTATGATGATACCAACCTTGCCGAAGATGAATTAGAAGAACGCGAAGAACAATATTGGGATAACTTGATTTACAATTATAAAAACCACAGATATTATAATTGGGAGGATAGAGAAAACCCATGTAAAGAGGCGTATTATTTTAATGAAAATAATATTGCTACGGCTAATGTAATGGCAACCAATTTAGGTGTTATTGCCAAAAAAGGAGTTGATAAATCGTATCATTTTGCCGTAACAGATATTTTAACAACCACTCCTATTTCTGGTGCAAAAATAGAATTGTTTAATTTCCAACAACAAGAAATAGGTACTGTAAATACGGATAGTCAAGGCTTTGCCTTATATAAATCAGAAAAAAATGCCCATTTTGCGGTGGTCTCACATTCTGGACAAAAAACTTATCTTAAACTAAATGATGGTTATTCACTATCGTTAAGTAAGTTTGATGTTTCGGGTAAGCAATTACAAAAAGGTTTAAAAGGTTATATTTATGGTGAGCGTGGTGTTTGGAGGCCTGGAGACAGTATTCATTTAACTTTTGTATTAAACGATGTTGCAAATCCGCTACCAAAAAACCATCCTGTTAAGTTAGAAATTACAGATCCTCATGGTAAATTAACGCATAAATTAATTGATTCTGATGGAGAAAATGGCTTCCATAAGTTTACCGTCGTCACGGATGAAACGGCTGCTACAGGTAATTGGAATGCTAAAATAAGTGTAGGTGGAGCCAATTTCTATAAAGCTTTAAAAGTAGAAACGGTAAAGCCAAATCGTTTAAAAATTGCCATTGATTTTGAAGATGAAATTTTAACCGCCAATAAACCTATTGACGGAAAACTATCCGTTAAATGGCTTCATGGTGCAGATGCTAAAAATTTGAAAGCTGATGTAAAAGTCAAATTTACAAGTACCTCAACAGCTTTTGATAAGTATCCAAATTATGTTTTCTCTGACCCAACTAGAAAATTTACTCCAGAAGAAGTAACCGTATTTGACGGAAACTTGGATGCTGAAGGAAATGCAAATTTGACAAAAAAACTGAGTTTTAATAGTAAAGCTCCAGGTATGTTAAGGGCGTCATTTTTAACGAGAGCATTTGAAAACGGTGGCGACTTCTCCATTGACGTCATTTCAAAGAATTTTGCACCTTATGATGCTTTTGTGGGCTTACAATCTCCAGAAGCGAAGGCTTATGGTTCTTATTTTACGGATGAAGATGTTGAGTTTGATCTAGTGACGGTTAATAACCAAGGGAATCCCATTGCTAAAAAAGGAGTTCAAGTAAAAGTATATAAAGTAGAATGGCGTTGGTGGTGGAATTCGTCTTATGACGACTTAGCATCGTATGTAGGTAGTCAATACCACAAACCAATTTTAACCAAAGTAATTAATACTTCTGCTAATGGCAAGGGCACTTTTAAAATTAATGTACCCGATGAAGAGGGTGGAAGATACCTCATACGCGTATATGATCCAGAAAGTGGTCATGCAACAGGTAGAACGGCTTATTTTTATAAAGATTGGTGGAAAAGACCTGCTGGTAGCGATGCTTCTGGGGCTACAATGTTGGTGTTTTCATCTGATAAGACCGATTATAATGTAGGTGAAAAAGCAAAAATTACCTTCCCATCAGGAACAGTAGGTAGGGCTTTAATCAGTATAGAAAATGGAACGGAAGTTATTGATCAAAAATGGATTAAAACCCAAAAAGGTGAAACAACAACTGAAATTGACATCACAAAAGAAATGGCTCCTAATGTGTTTGTAAACATATCATTGTTACAGCCACATGCTTCAACAGCAAATGACTTGCCAATTCGGATGTATGGTGTAATTCCGTTGATGGTTAAAGATCCCAATACAATTTTAGAACCTCAAATTTCAATGCCAAAAGTATTGAAACCTGAAGAGAAATTTACAGTTAAAGTGAGTGAAAAACAAGGTAAACCAATGACGTATACCTTAGCAGTCGTTGATGATGGTTTATTAGATTTAACACGATTTAACACCCCAAATGCTTGGGATGAATTTTATAGTAAGGAAGCACTAGGTGTAAAAACTTGGGATATTTTCGATTATGTAATTGGAGCTTATGGAGGAACAATTGCACAAATTTTCGCCATTGGTGGCGATGAAGATGCAGGACCTAAAAAACCTAAAAAAGCGAATAGATTTAAGCCTGTAGTTACGTATTTAGGACCTTTTACATTAGATAAAGGAAAAACAGCATCACACGAAATACAAATGCCTAAATACATTGGTTCAGTTAGAACAATGGTTATTGCTGGTGACAATTCTAAAGAAGCTTATGGAAGTGCTAGTGAAACGACTCCTGTTCGTAAACCACTTATGGTATTATCTTCCTTACCAAGGAAGTTAAGTCCCGGTGAAAAAGTGACACTACCTGTTACTATTTTTGCAATGGAAGACAAAGTAAAAAGAGCGAATATAACTTTAAAGCTGAGTGATGGAATCACTATTGTTGGTGAACAAACGCAATCGGTATCTTTTGATAAACCAGATGAGAAAATGGTATATTTTGAGTTAGATGTTAGTAAAGCTCAAGGAATTGGTACTATTGAAGTTTTAGCATCTGGAAATGGAGAGAAATCATCTTACAAAGTAGAAATTGATGTTGTAAATCCCAACCCGGTAAGTTCACGTTCAACGCAAGTAGTTTTAGAACCGAATGCATCTCAAAATATTGACTTTACTAGTTTTGGAGTACCAGGAACAAGCTTTGCTTACGTAGAGTTTTCTACCTTGCCTCCGATGGATTTTACAAGAAGGTTACAGTATTTAATTCGTTACCCACATGGTTGTGTAGAACAAACTACGTCAAGCGGTTTCCCTCAATTGTATTTGACAGATATTTTGGACTTGACTTTTGATAAAAAACAAGAAATTGATAATAACATTAAAAAGACAGTAGAACGTTTGGGCAGATATCAAACTCCAAGTGGCGGATTGAGCTATTGGATGGGACAAAACAATGCCAATGATTGGGGTACAAGTTATGCGGGCCATTTTATGCTGGAAGCACAGAAAAAAGGGTATGTAATGCCTTTAACCTTTATGAACAATTGGTTAAAATATCAACAAGAAGCTGCTAGAAATTGGAGAGCAAACGCTAGACGTTACAATACGGATTTAGCACAAGCATATCGTTTATATACCTTAGCTTTAGCGGGTCATGCTGATTTAGGTTCAATGAACAGATTACGTGAATACAACCAACTTTCTAACGATGCAAAATGGAGATTGGCAGCGGCGTATGCCTTGGCAGGACAAAAAGAAGTGGCTAAGAAAATAGCTCAAACAGCAAATATCCATTTTGAAACGAATACGTATGATTATTATACGTACGGTTCAACGAACAGAAATAGAGCTATGGCAATGGAAACCATGTTATTGACTGACAATCCAAAATCGAGAGAATTGTCCGAATATTTAGCAAAAGAATTGTCAGCTGATCGATGGATGAGTACGCAAACAACAGCTTACAGTTTATTGGCGATGTCAAAAATGGTAGAAATTGGTGGAGGTAAAGATTTGAATGTAGCATTCAGTAACAATGGAACTAAAAGTGATGCTGTTAGTACTAAAAAATCTATTGCCCAACGAAAATTGAAGATTGTAGATGGTGCTAATAGTCTAAAAGTAACCAATAAAAAAGCGAATACGGTTTATGTTACCGTGTTGAATTCTGGAATTTTACCGTTGGGAGAAGAAATGGTAGAAAAGCGGAATTTAAGTGTGCAAGTAGTATATAAAGATACTGACGGAAGACGTATAGATGTTACAAAATTAGCTCAAGGAACCGATTTTACAGCTACAGTAACCGTGAGCAATTTAAAATACGAATATGTTGCTAATATCGCGTTAACGGAAATTTTCCCTTCTGGATGGGAAATTATAAATACTCGCTTCACTGATTATGGTAATTCTACCACAAGTCAGGCTAATTTCACAGATATTAGAGATGATAGAGTCAATTTCTATTTTGATTTAGAAAGACAAAAAACGAAAACATTTACTGTGCAATTGAACGCTTCTTATTTAGGTAAATATTACTTGCCAGGTATACAAGCAGAAGCCATGTACGACAATGATTATTTTGTGCGAGACAAAGGACAGTGGATTCAGGTAATTAAATAA
- a CDS encoding OmpA family protein yields the protein MKKFILFTTLLCFSISVFSQTAESKYLIKYLETNTTQPDYGVTFLSDNQFIYKSPNTEKISTNSLKLSESNLFLATLGEEGDIVEKKQIQGLPTNKVTKTGASYSSDLRTVYYSAKKYRKTPKRKDKEQLFKAEVDAEGNWINVKKLPFSNDRYSFGEPSLSKSGKELYFTSDMPSSLGGLDIFMVAINDDGSFGDPINMGNKINTSGNEVTPYITEDLTLYFSSDNHKDGLGNLDIYTIDLKNPTAIAKHLDAPINSLNDDFAFIINGSDSKGYFSSNRLQGQNNYDIYSFLVEKTKEDGPCVQEITGIVKDNGTQEIIEDAIITLYDGENAEIEEFRTDADGMYSITLDCNKTYTIKAGAKNYNTEDHIVNTANYLEAPTLEANKFLIKKSAEEIENDNTLIGSIEDEETVIAVAEEIKEVKKSIEEAEEKEAYKEEVETMANVVETATSAEEDEATVEAVYFGFDKSIITAKAARELDKLGDILRNNKSIHVELSSYTDSRGNSDYNLKLSERRARASADYLVSQGIDRSRIKAKGYGESKMVNKCIDGIECSEAAHEKNRRTEIAFINPQASIENFDNNSVSDQTEIFEEKVKESVQKVVETSSYNETEKIETLIEESDDIEEAIEPEIEIVNVTSTPVNSLSENDKPIITEELKEDVVIKESIIENKKKEEVLVSESLTNNVTTTNEIENKTSALNESNPEEETLSEEAKWLNNEIEKSNEDYNSIEAEKTEKKKPQLIVPITEENQKTSVKNEPIDEDINKLVATAKAEEKVAEKFNFEREDAQTKSAISTTDPNDLLADLKAKRESEENDINQSEVKQIEKKVTAAIEPTTKKEVVLKASEVSVKAMQSKRGKYVETYNAKKINALRVIFRIQPNTKAVKGYKDAYVVIKSPQGKIVNEKGVFTLENGDNQPYTDLTTLYYNKQSIKAVMFIDKIVHKFTKGTYTVNIFIDGVDVGENVLTLS from the coding sequence ATGAAGAAATTTATATTATTTACAACGCTATTGTGTTTTTCAATTTCAGTTTTTTCACAAACTGCTGAGAGTAAGTATTTAATAAAATACTTAGAAACCAATACTACACAACCAGATTATGGTGTAACTTTTTTAAGTGACAATCAGTTTATATACAAATCTCCAAACACTGAAAAAATTAGTACGAATAGTTTGAAGCTATCTGAATCAAATTTATTTTTGGCAACTTTAGGTGAAGAAGGAGACATTGTTGAGAAAAAACAAATCCAGGGATTACCAACAAATAAGGTAACAAAAACTGGAGCGTCTTATAGTTCAGATTTAAGAACTGTTTACTATTCAGCTAAGAAATATAGAAAGACACCTAAGAGAAAAGATAAAGAGCAATTGTTTAAGGCTGAAGTTGATGCTGAAGGAAATTGGATTAACGTTAAAAAATTACCATTTTCAAATGATCGTTATTCTTTTGGGGAACCTTCTTTAAGTAAAAGTGGTAAAGAGTTATATTTCACGTCTGATATGCCTTCTTCATTAGGTGGGTTAGATATCTTTATGGTAGCCATAAATGATGATGGTAGTTTTGGAGACCCTATTAATATGGGCAATAAAATTAATACTTCTGGAAATGAAGTGACACCTTATATTACTGAAGATTTAACATTATACTTTTCATCTGACAATCATAAAGACGGATTAGGTAATTTAGATATCTATACGATTGATCTAAAAAATCCAACGGCCATTGCCAAACATTTAGATGCTCCAATTAATAGTTTAAATGACGATTTTGCTTTTATTATTAATGGTAGTGATAGTAAGGGTTATTTTTCTTCAAACAGATTACAAGGTCAAAACAATTATGATATTTATTCTTTTTTAGTTGAAAAAACAAAAGAGGATGGTCCTTGTGTTCAAGAAATTACGGGTATCGTAAAAGATAATGGTACACAAGAAATAATTGAGGATGCAATTATTACATTATATGACGGAGAAAATGCAGAAATTGAAGAGTTTAGAACAGATGCTGATGGTATGTATTCTATAACCCTAGACTGTAATAAAACATATACAATTAAAGCAGGAGCTAAAAATTACAATACGGAAGATCATATTGTGAATACAGCTAATTATTTAGAAGCACCAACGTTGGAAGCCAACAAATTTTTAATTAAGAAATCAGCTGAAGAAATTGAAAATGATAATACACTAATAGGTTCAATTGAAGATGAAGAAACAGTTATCGCTGTAGCTGAGGAAATCAAGGAAGTTAAAAAGAGTATTGAAGAAGCAGAAGAAAAGGAGGCTTATAAAGAGGAGGTAGAAACGATGGCTAATGTGGTTGAGACTGCTACTTCTGCAGAAGAAGATGAAGCTACCGTTGAAGCTGTTTATTTCGGATTTGACAAATCAATTATTACAGCTAAGGCAGCTAGAGAATTAGATAAGTTAGGTGATATATTAAGGAATAATAAGAGTATTCATGTGGAGTTATCATCTTATACAGATTCAAGAGGTAATAGTGATTACAATTTAAAGCTATCAGAACGCAGGGCAAGAGCATCAGCTGATTATTTAGTATCTCAAGGTATTGATAGAAGCAGAATAAAAGCGAAAGGGTATGGAGAAAGTAAAATGGTGAATAAATGTATAGATGGAATTGAGTGTAGTGAAGCTGCACATGAAAAGAATAGAAGAACTGAAATTGCATTTATAAATCCACAAGCTTCAATAGAAAATTTTGATAATAATTCAGTAAGTGATCAAACCGAAATTTTCGAAGAAAAAGTTAAAGAGTCAGTTCAAAAAGTTGTAGAAACTTCTAGTTATAATGAGACAGAAAAAATAGAAACTTTGATAGAAGAAAGTGATGATATAGAAGAAGCAATTGAGCCAGAAATAGAAATTGTAAATGTAACTTCTACTCCAGTTAATAGTTTATCCGAAAATGATAAACCAATTATAACTGAAGAATTAAAAGAAGATGTAGTCATTAAAGAATCTATTATTGAAAACAAAAAAAAAGAGGAAGTATTAGTTTCTGAATCATTAACTAATAATGTAACCACAACTAATGAAATAGAAAATAAAACAAGTGCCTTAAATGAATCTAATCCTGAAGAGGAAACTTTAAGTGAAGAAGCAAAATGGTTAAACAATGAAATTGAAAAAAGTAACGAAGACTATAATTCAATAGAAGCTGAAAAAACGGAGAAAAAAAAACCTCAGTTGATAGTACCAATAACGGAAGAAAATCAGAAAACCTCAGTTAAAAATGAACCTATCGATGAAGATATTAACAAATTAGTTGCCACTGCTAAGGCTGAAGAAAAAGTAGCGGAAAAGTTTAACTTTGAACGTGAAGATGCCCAAACGAAAAGTGCAATTAGTACAACTGATCCAAACGACTTGTTGGCCGATTTAAAAGCTAAACGAGAATCTGAGGAAAATGATATCAATCAATCAGAAGTAAAGCAAATAGAAAAAAAAGTAACAGCAGCAATTGAGCCAACAACTAAAAAAGAGGTAGTTCTTAAAGCTAGTGAGGTAAGTGTAAAAGCCATGCAAAGCAAAAGAGGTAAATATGTTGAAACGTATAATGCAAAAAAGATAAATGCATTGCGTGTAATTTTTAGAATTCAACCGAACACAAAAGCCGTTAAGGGTTACAAAGATGCTTATGTTGTTATAAAATCGCCACAAGGAAAAATAGTCAATGAAAAAGGTGTATTTACTTTAGAAAATGGAGATAATCAACCATATACGGATTTAACTACACTTTATTATAATAAACAAAGTATTAAGGCGGTAATGTTCATTGATAAAATAGTGCATAAATTCACTAAAGGAACATATACTGTTAATATTTTTATTGACGGGGTAGATGTAGGGGAAAATGTTTTAACGCTATCTTAA
- a CDS encoding OmpH family outer membrane protein: MKKLVIVVIVALGLFSCQQSVKIAYVDVEEIMKEYKGTKETEATMKVKSDKLKAELDSLISNWQNKAKVYQDNIQKMSANARAEREQVLMQEQQQINQRQQVIQQQVQAEGQESLEALSKEINDFVKTYAQGKGYNFVLGTTGSNGTVMYGEEKADITDDVLVQLNKSYKNKE; the protein is encoded by the coding sequence ATGAAAAAATTAGTAATTGTAGTTATCGTTGCACTTGGATTATTCTCTTGTCAACAATCTGTAAAAATCGCTTATGTGGATGTTGAAGAAATAATGAAAGAATATAAGGGCACTAAAGAAACTGAAGCCACTATGAAAGTAAAGTCAGATAAGTTGAAGGCTGAACTAGATAGTTTAATTTCTAATTGGCAAAACAAAGCTAAAGTTTATCAAGATAATATTCAGAAAATGTCTGCAAATGCTAGAGCCGAAAGAGAGCAGGTTTTAATGCAAGAGCAACAGCAAATAAATCAACGTCAACAAGTTATACAACAACAGGTACAAGCTGAAGGTCAAGAAAGTTTAGAAGCGTTGTCAAAGGAAATTAATGATTTCGTAAAGACATATGCTCAAGGTAAAGGCTACAATTTTGTATTAGGTACTACTGGAAGTAATGGAACAGTAATGTATGGTGAAGAAAAAGCGGATATTACTGACGATGTTTTGGTACAATTAAACAAATCTTACAAAAATAAAGAGTAA
- a CDS encoding DoxX family protein, producing MENLYNTGIKFAPQLLILVFITITFLQSGIDKITDWQGNVSFLKDHFAKTFLRNSVPLLLIIILVSEVIVGFLSIVGIIQVYISESTTIGLLAAVIASKILLMLLFGQRVAKDYAGAMTIVVYFMVTVFGVYILR from the coding sequence ATGGAAAACCTATATAACACAGGTATAAAATTTGCCCCACAACTTTTAATCTTAGTATTTATTACCATTACCTTTTTACAATCTGGTATAGACAAAATAACAGATTGGCAAGGAAATGTATCTTTTTTAAAAGATCATTTTGCAAAAACATTTCTAAGAAATAGTGTGCCGTTATTACTAATTATCATTTTGGTAAGTGAAGTAATTGTAGGTTTTTTAAGTATCGTAGGCATAATACAAGTATATATTTCTGAAAGTACTACAATAGGCTTATTAGCCGCTGTAATAGCCTCAAAAATATTATTAATGTTGTTGTTCGGTCAGCGGGTTGCAAAGGATTACGCAGGAGCTATGACCATTGTAGTTTACTTTATGGTAACTGTATTTGGTGTTTATATTTTAAGATAG